From one Astatotilapia calliptera chromosome 10, fAstCal1.2, whole genome shotgun sequence genomic stretch:
- the LOC113030124 gene encoding arrestin red cell isoform X1: protein MGDKAGTRVFKKSSPNCKLTVYLGKRDFVDHLDHVDPVDGVILVDPEYLKDRKVFVTLTCAFRYGREDLDVLGLSFRKDLYISTFQAFPPVPEERKPNSRLQERLLKKLGQHAHPFYFTIPQNLPCSVTLQPGPEDTGKACGVDFEIRAFCAKSMEEKIHKRNSVRLVIRKVQYAPEKPGPQPMVETTRSFLMSDRSLHLEASLDKELYYHGEPISVNVHVTNNSTKTVKRVKISVRQYADICLFSTAQYKCPVAQLEADDQVSSSSTFCKVYTLTPTLDKNREKRGLALDGKLKHEDTNLASSTIVKDVTNKEVLGILVSYRVKVKLVVSRGGLLRGLLERDVSVELPFILMHPKPPEPPASRPQSAVPETDPPIDTNLIEFETNSISQDDDFVFEDFARLRLKGVVDDKDEDC, encoded by the exons ATGGGGGACAAGGCGGGCACCAG AGTTTTCAAGAAGTCGAGCCCCAACTGTAAG TTGACGGTTTACTTGGGAAAGCGAGACTTTGTGGACCACCTGGACCACGTGGACCCAGTCG ATGGCGTGATCCTGGTCGACCCAGAGTACCTGAAGGACAGGAAAG TCTTCGTCACGCTGACCTGTGCGTTTCGATATGGACGCGAGGACCTGGACGTGCTCGGTCTATCCTTCCGGAAGGATCTGTACATCTCCACCTTCCAG GCCTTCCCTCCGGTGCCCGAGGAGCGGAAACCCAACAGCCGGCTGcaggagaggctgctgaagaagctCGGCCAGCACGCACACCCCTTCTACTTCACC ATTCCTCAGAATCTCCCCTGTTCAGTCACTCTACAGCCCGGACCCGAGGACACCGGCAAG GCCTGTGGTGTTGACTTTGAGATCAGAGCTTTCTGTGCCAAGTCAATGGAAGAGAAGATTCACAAGAG GAACTCTGTGCGTCTGGTGATCAGGAAGGTTCAGTACGCTCCGGAGAAGCCTGGTCCTCAGCCGATGGTGGAGACCACCCGCAGCTTCCTGATGTCCGACAGGTCCCTGCACCTGGAGGCATCTCTGGACAAAGAG CTGTATTATCACGGCGAGCCCATCAGCGTCAACGTCCACGTCACCAACAACTCCACCAAGACCGTCAAGAGGGTGAAGATCTCCG TGCGTCAGTACGCAGACATCTGCCTGTTCAGCACTGCCCAGTATAAATGTCCCGTGGCTCAGCTGGAGGCAGA CGACCAGGTGTCGTCCAGCTCCACCTTCTGCAAGGTGTACACTCTGACCCCGACACTGGACAAGaacagagagaagagaggacTCGCTCTGGACGGGAAGCTCAAACATGAAGACACCAACCTGGCCTCATCCACCAT tgtgaagGACGTCACCAACAAGGAGGTCCTGGGGATCCTGGTGTCCTACAGAGTCAAAGTCAAGCTGGTGGTGTCCCGTGGAGG GCTGCTGCGAGGCTTATTGGAGAG GGACGTGTCAGTGGAGCTGCCCTTCATCTTAATGCATCCTAAACCTCCGGAGCCGCCGGCGTCCCGCCCGCAGTCAG ctgtgCCAGAAACTGACCCGCCCATCGACACCAATTTGATAGAGTTTGAAACAAA CAGCATCTCGCAGGACGACGACTTCGTCTTCGAGGACTTCGCCCGCCTCCGGCTCAAAGGTGTTGTGGACGACAAGGACGAGGACTGCTAG
- the LOC113030124 gene encoding arrestin red cell isoform X2 produces the protein MGDKAGTRVFKKSSPNCKLTVYLGKRDFVDHLDHVDPVDGVILVDPEYLKDRKVFVTLTCAFRYGREDLDVLGLSFRKDLYISTFQAFPPVPEERKPNSRLQERLLKKLGQHAHPFYFTIPQNLPCSVTLQPGPEDTGKACGVDFEIRAFCAKSMEEKIHKRNSVRLVIRKVQYAPEKPGPQPMVETTRSFLMSDRSLHLEASLDKELYYHGEPISVNVHVTNNSTKTVKRVKISVRQYADICLFSTAQYKCPVAQLEADDQVSSSSTFCKVYTLTPTLDKNREKRGLALDGKLKHEDTNLASSTIVKDVTNKEVLGILVSYRVKVKLVVSRGGLLRGLLERDVSVELPFILMHPKPPEPPASRPQSAVPETDPPIDTNLIEFETNISQDDDFVFEDFARLRLKGVVDDKDEDC, from the exons ATGGGGGACAAGGCGGGCACCAG AGTTTTCAAGAAGTCGAGCCCCAACTGTAAG TTGACGGTTTACTTGGGAAAGCGAGACTTTGTGGACCACCTGGACCACGTGGACCCAGTCG ATGGCGTGATCCTGGTCGACCCAGAGTACCTGAAGGACAGGAAAG TCTTCGTCACGCTGACCTGTGCGTTTCGATATGGACGCGAGGACCTGGACGTGCTCGGTCTATCCTTCCGGAAGGATCTGTACATCTCCACCTTCCAG GCCTTCCCTCCGGTGCCCGAGGAGCGGAAACCCAACAGCCGGCTGcaggagaggctgctgaagaagctCGGCCAGCACGCACACCCCTTCTACTTCACC ATTCCTCAGAATCTCCCCTGTTCAGTCACTCTACAGCCCGGACCCGAGGACACCGGCAAG GCCTGTGGTGTTGACTTTGAGATCAGAGCTTTCTGTGCCAAGTCAATGGAAGAGAAGATTCACAAGAG GAACTCTGTGCGTCTGGTGATCAGGAAGGTTCAGTACGCTCCGGAGAAGCCTGGTCCTCAGCCGATGGTGGAGACCACCCGCAGCTTCCTGATGTCCGACAGGTCCCTGCACCTGGAGGCATCTCTGGACAAAGAG CTGTATTATCACGGCGAGCCCATCAGCGTCAACGTCCACGTCACCAACAACTCCACCAAGACCGTCAAGAGGGTGAAGATCTCCG TGCGTCAGTACGCAGACATCTGCCTGTTCAGCACTGCCCAGTATAAATGTCCCGTGGCTCAGCTGGAGGCAGA CGACCAGGTGTCGTCCAGCTCCACCTTCTGCAAGGTGTACACTCTGACCCCGACACTGGACAAGaacagagagaagagaggacTCGCTCTGGACGGGAAGCTCAAACATGAAGACACCAACCTGGCCTCATCCACCAT tgtgaagGACGTCACCAACAAGGAGGTCCTGGGGATCCTGGTGTCCTACAGAGTCAAAGTCAAGCTGGTGGTGTCCCGTGGAGG GCTGCTGCGAGGCTTATTGGAGAG GGACGTGTCAGTGGAGCTGCCCTTCATCTTAATGCATCCTAAACCTCCGGAGCCGCCGGCGTCCCGCCCGCAGTCAG ctgtgCCAGAAACTGACCCGCCCATCGACACCAATTTGATAGAGTTTGAAACAAA CATCTCGCAGGACGACGACTTCGTCTTCGAGGACTTCGCCCGCCTCCGGCTCAAAGGTGTTGTGGACGACAAGGACGAGGACTGCTAG
- the ap4m1 gene encoding AP-4 complex subunit mu-1 isoform X1: MISQVFILSSKGDHLIYKDFRGGAGNDIVSIFYEKVTALTGDQPPVVMNHKDIYFVHIRQGGLYWVATTTAGSSPFTITEFLNRLAALVKDYCGSLSEKSVQMNFALIYELLDEIVDYGYIQTTSSDVLKNFIQTEAVTSRPFSLFDLSNVGLFGAETQQSKVAPSSAATRPIQSSREQGGKSEIFVDVIERMTVVIGSNGLLMKADVEGEIRVKCYMPSCSEMRIGLNEEFSIGKSQLRGYGAAVRVDECSFHQAVRLDEFDSHRILRLCPSQGEQTVMQYQLSDDLPSALPFRLFPTIERDNGGRLLMYMKLRCDLPPKSAAINVCATIPVPKGSVSLSQELSSPDQSAELKPQSRAVVWKIARFAGGTQLSALFKLEVPSLSSASMLEVGPVGLSFELPKITATGLQIRFLRLSPIQPGPSQRWVRYVTHSDSYTIRI; encoded by the exons ATGATCTCTCAGGTCTTCATCTTGTCCTCGAAGGGGGACCATCTCATTTATAAAGACT TCCGTGGAGGAGCTGGTAACGACATTGTCAGTATTTTCTACGAGAAGGTCACGGCGCTGACCGGAGACCAGCCTCCGGTCGTCATG aaTCATAAGGATATTTACTTCGTCCACATCAGGCAGGGAGGACTGTACTGGGTCGCCACGACCACGGCGGGCTCCTCGCCGTTCACCATTACCGAGTTTCTCAACAG GTTAGCAGCTCTGGTTAAAGATTACTGCGGCAGCCTATCAGAGAAGTCGGTGCAGATGAACTTCGCCCTCATCTACGAGCTGCTGGACGAGATCGTG GACTACGGTTACATCCAGACGACTTCCTCTGACGTCCTGAAGAACTTCATCCAGACCGAAGCCGTCACCTCCAGGCCGTTCAGCCTGTTTGACCTCAGCAATGTCGGCCTG TTTGGAGCAGAGACGCAGCAAAGCAAAGTGGCTCCAAGCTCTGCAGCCACCAGACCAATCCAGTCCAGCAGAGAGCAG ggAGGGAAGAGCGAGATATTTGTGGACGTGATTGAGAGGATGACGGTCGTCATCGGCTCCAAC GGACTTCTGATGAAGGCAGATGTGGAGGGCGAGATCAGAGTGAAGTGCTACATGCCGAGCTGCTCAG AGATGCGAATCGGACTGAACGAAGAGTTCAGCATCGGCAAGTCTCAGCTCAGAG GTTACGGAGCCGCCGTTCGGGTCGACGAGTGCAGCTTTCACCAGGCGGTGCGGCTGGACGAGTTTGACAGCCATCGGATCCTCCGACTGTGTCCCAGCCAGGGAGAG CAAACTGTGATGCAGTACCAGCTCAGCGACGACCTGCCGTCTGCGCTTCCTTTCCGACTCTTCCCCACCATCGAGAGAGACAACGGAGGAAG GCTGCTGATGTACATGAAGCTTCGCTGCGATCTACCACCAAAGAG cgCCGCCATCAACGTGTGTGCCACCATCCCCGTCCCCAAAGGCTCCGTGAG TTTGTCGCAGGAGCTGAGCAGCCCGGATCAGAGCGCCGAGCTGAAGCCGCAGAGCCGAGCCGTCGTCTGGAAGATCGCTCGCTTCGCTGGAGGGACACAGCTCTCAGCGCTGTTcaag CTGGAGGTCCCCAGCCTCAGCTCGGCCTCTATGTTGGAGGTCGGTCCGGTGGGTCTGAGCTTCGAGCTGCCGAAGATCACTGCCACGGGGCTACAGATCCGCTTCCTGCGCCTGTCGCCCATCCAGCCTGGCCCCTCGCAGCGTTGGGTCCGATACGTCACCCACTCGGACTCCTACACGATCCGGATCTGA
- the ap4m1 gene encoding AP-4 complex subunit mu-1 isoform X2: MISQVFILSSKGDHLIYKDFRGGAGNDIVSIFYEKVTALTGDQPPVVMNHKDIYFVHIRQGGLYWVATTTAGSSPFTITEFLNRLAALVKDYCGSLSEKSVQMNFALIYELLDEIVDYGYIQTTSSDVLKNFIQTEAVTSRPFSLFDLSNVGLFGAETQQSKVAPSSAATRPIQSSREQGGKSEIFVDVIERMTVVIGSNGLLMKADVEGEIRVKCYMPSCSEMRIGLNEEFSIGKSQLRGYGAAVRVDECSFHQAVRLDEFDSHRILRLCPSQGEQTVMQYQLSDDLPSALPFRLFPTIERDNGGRLLMYMKLRCDLPPKRSVCIPHICTESASGGSSRHVCLRPSAGAAAPPSTCVPPSPSPKAP; this comes from the exons ATGATCTCTCAGGTCTTCATCTTGTCCTCGAAGGGGGACCATCTCATTTATAAAGACT TCCGTGGAGGAGCTGGTAACGACATTGTCAGTATTTTCTACGAGAAGGTCACGGCGCTGACCGGAGACCAGCCTCCGGTCGTCATG aaTCATAAGGATATTTACTTCGTCCACATCAGGCAGGGAGGACTGTACTGGGTCGCCACGACCACGGCGGGCTCCTCGCCGTTCACCATTACCGAGTTTCTCAACAG GTTAGCAGCTCTGGTTAAAGATTACTGCGGCAGCCTATCAGAGAAGTCGGTGCAGATGAACTTCGCCCTCATCTACGAGCTGCTGGACGAGATCGTG GACTACGGTTACATCCAGACGACTTCCTCTGACGTCCTGAAGAACTTCATCCAGACCGAAGCCGTCACCTCCAGGCCGTTCAGCCTGTTTGACCTCAGCAATGTCGGCCTG TTTGGAGCAGAGACGCAGCAAAGCAAAGTGGCTCCAAGCTCTGCAGCCACCAGACCAATCCAGTCCAGCAGAGAGCAG ggAGGGAAGAGCGAGATATTTGTGGACGTGATTGAGAGGATGACGGTCGTCATCGGCTCCAAC GGACTTCTGATGAAGGCAGATGTGGAGGGCGAGATCAGAGTGAAGTGCTACATGCCGAGCTGCTCAG AGATGCGAATCGGACTGAACGAAGAGTTCAGCATCGGCAAGTCTCAGCTCAGAG GTTACGGAGCCGCCGTTCGGGTCGACGAGTGCAGCTTTCACCAGGCGGTGCGGCTGGACGAGTTTGACAGCCATCGGATCCTCCGACTGTGTCCCAGCCAGGGAGAG CAAACTGTGATGCAGTACCAGCTCAGCGACGACCTGCCGTCTGCGCTTCCTTTCCGACTCTTCCCCACCATCGAGAGAGACAACGGAGGAAG GCTGCTGATGTACATGAAGCTTCGCTGCGATCTACCACCAAAGAGGTCTGTTTGCATCCCACATATTTGCACAGAAAGCGCttcaggtggaagcagcagaCATGTTTGCTTGAGGCCGTCTGCAGGTGCAGCAG cgCCGCCATCAACGTGTGTGCCACCATCCCCGTCCCCAAAGGCTCCGTGA
- the LOC113030124 gene encoding arrestin red cell isoform X3, giving the protein MGDKAGTRVFKKSSPNCKLTVYLGKRDFVDHLDHVDPVDGVILVDPEYLKDRKVFVTLTCAFRYGREDLDVLGLSFRKDLYISTFQAFPPVPEERKPNSRLQERLLKKLGQHAHPFYFTIPQNLPCSVTLQPGPEDTGKACGVDFEIRAFCAKSMEEKIHKRNSVRLVIRKVQYAPEKPGPQPMVETTRSFLMSDRSLHLEASLDKELYYHGEPISVNVHVTNNSTKTVKRVKISVRQYADICLFSTAQYKCPVAQLEADDQVSSSSTFCKVYTLTPTLDKNREKRGLALDGKLKHEDTNLASSTIVKDVTNKEVLGILVSYRVKVKLVVSRGGDVSVELPFILMHPKPPEPPASRPQSAVPETDPPIDTNLIEFETNSISQDDDFVFEDFARLRLKGVVDDKDEDC; this is encoded by the exons ATGGGGGACAAGGCGGGCACCAG AGTTTTCAAGAAGTCGAGCCCCAACTGTAAG TTGACGGTTTACTTGGGAAAGCGAGACTTTGTGGACCACCTGGACCACGTGGACCCAGTCG ATGGCGTGATCCTGGTCGACCCAGAGTACCTGAAGGACAGGAAAG TCTTCGTCACGCTGACCTGTGCGTTTCGATATGGACGCGAGGACCTGGACGTGCTCGGTCTATCCTTCCGGAAGGATCTGTACATCTCCACCTTCCAG GCCTTCCCTCCGGTGCCCGAGGAGCGGAAACCCAACAGCCGGCTGcaggagaggctgctgaagaagctCGGCCAGCACGCACACCCCTTCTACTTCACC ATTCCTCAGAATCTCCCCTGTTCAGTCACTCTACAGCCCGGACCCGAGGACACCGGCAAG GCCTGTGGTGTTGACTTTGAGATCAGAGCTTTCTGTGCCAAGTCAATGGAAGAGAAGATTCACAAGAG GAACTCTGTGCGTCTGGTGATCAGGAAGGTTCAGTACGCTCCGGAGAAGCCTGGTCCTCAGCCGATGGTGGAGACCACCCGCAGCTTCCTGATGTCCGACAGGTCCCTGCACCTGGAGGCATCTCTGGACAAAGAG CTGTATTATCACGGCGAGCCCATCAGCGTCAACGTCCACGTCACCAACAACTCCACCAAGACCGTCAAGAGGGTGAAGATCTCCG TGCGTCAGTACGCAGACATCTGCCTGTTCAGCACTGCCCAGTATAAATGTCCCGTGGCTCAGCTGGAGGCAGA CGACCAGGTGTCGTCCAGCTCCACCTTCTGCAAGGTGTACACTCTGACCCCGACACTGGACAAGaacagagagaagagaggacTCGCTCTGGACGGGAAGCTCAAACATGAAGACACCAACCTGGCCTCATCCACCAT tgtgaagGACGTCACCAACAAGGAGGTCCTGGGGATCCTGGTGTCCTACAGAGTCAAAGTCAAGCTGGTGGTGTCCCGTGGAGG GGACGTGTCAGTGGAGCTGCCCTTCATCTTAATGCATCCTAAACCTCCGGAGCCGCCGGCGTCCCGCCCGCAGTCAG ctgtgCCAGAAACTGACCCGCCCATCGACACCAATTTGATAGAGTTTGAAACAAA CAGCATCTCGCAGGACGACGACTTCGTCTTCGAGGACTTCGCCCGCCTCCGGCTCAAAGGTGTTGTGGACGACAAGGACGAGGACTGCTAG
- the LOC113030124 gene encoding arrestin red cell isoform X4 translates to MGDKAGTRVFKKSSPNCKLTVYLGKRDFVDHLDHVDPVDGVILVDPEYLKDRKVFVTLTCAFRYGREDLDVLGLSFRKDLYISTFQAFPPVPEERKPNSRLQERLLKKLGQHAHPFYFTIPQNLPCSVTLQPGPEDTGKACGVDFEIRAFCAKSMEEKIHKRNSVRLVIRKVQYAPEKPGPQPMVETTRSFLMSDRSLHLEASLDKELYYHGEPISVNVHVTNNSTKTVKRVKISVRQYADICLFSTAQYKCPVAQLEADDQVSSSSTFCKVYTLTPTLDKNREKRGLALDGKLKHEDTNLASSTIVKDVTNKEVLGILVSYRVKVKLVVSRGGDVSVELPFILMHPKPPEPPASRPQSAVPETDPPIDTNLIEFETNISQDDDFVFEDFARLRLKGVVDDKDEDC, encoded by the exons ATGGGGGACAAGGCGGGCACCAG AGTTTTCAAGAAGTCGAGCCCCAACTGTAAG TTGACGGTTTACTTGGGAAAGCGAGACTTTGTGGACCACCTGGACCACGTGGACCCAGTCG ATGGCGTGATCCTGGTCGACCCAGAGTACCTGAAGGACAGGAAAG TCTTCGTCACGCTGACCTGTGCGTTTCGATATGGACGCGAGGACCTGGACGTGCTCGGTCTATCCTTCCGGAAGGATCTGTACATCTCCACCTTCCAG GCCTTCCCTCCGGTGCCCGAGGAGCGGAAACCCAACAGCCGGCTGcaggagaggctgctgaagaagctCGGCCAGCACGCACACCCCTTCTACTTCACC ATTCCTCAGAATCTCCCCTGTTCAGTCACTCTACAGCCCGGACCCGAGGACACCGGCAAG GCCTGTGGTGTTGACTTTGAGATCAGAGCTTTCTGTGCCAAGTCAATGGAAGAGAAGATTCACAAGAG GAACTCTGTGCGTCTGGTGATCAGGAAGGTTCAGTACGCTCCGGAGAAGCCTGGTCCTCAGCCGATGGTGGAGACCACCCGCAGCTTCCTGATGTCCGACAGGTCCCTGCACCTGGAGGCATCTCTGGACAAAGAG CTGTATTATCACGGCGAGCCCATCAGCGTCAACGTCCACGTCACCAACAACTCCACCAAGACCGTCAAGAGGGTGAAGATCTCCG TGCGTCAGTACGCAGACATCTGCCTGTTCAGCACTGCCCAGTATAAATGTCCCGTGGCTCAGCTGGAGGCAGA CGACCAGGTGTCGTCCAGCTCCACCTTCTGCAAGGTGTACACTCTGACCCCGACACTGGACAAGaacagagagaagagaggacTCGCTCTGGACGGGAAGCTCAAACATGAAGACACCAACCTGGCCTCATCCACCAT tgtgaagGACGTCACCAACAAGGAGGTCCTGGGGATCCTGGTGTCCTACAGAGTCAAAGTCAAGCTGGTGGTGTCCCGTGGAGG GGACGTGTCAGTGGAGCTGCCCTTCATCTTAATGCATCCTAAACCTCCGGAGCCGCCGGCGTCCCGCCCGCAGTCAG ctgtgCCAGAAACTGACCCGCCCATCGACACCAATTTGATAGAGTTTGAAACAAA CATCTCGCAGGACGACGACTTCGTCTTCGAGGACTTCGCCCGCCTCCGGCTCAAAGGTGTTGTGGACGACAAGGACGAGGACTGCTAG